The DNA region GTTGCCCTCCATGTTGAACAGGGGAGGGAACTGAGCAATTTTCTTCTTCGTCAATGCCTTCAGGATAATCATCAGACACTCAGATCTTAAAGTATCTTCGAGCGAAGTGGGTTTTGGCGTTAGATCAAAAGGGATTAAAACATTTGCGGCCGGCCCTGGCCTTCAGTGCTACCCAGCCGCGTGACTGCAAAGACTTGGCGTCCATATCATAGAGGTAGTAAAAATGGGTTGTTGACGGTTCACGATGAACAGCGTCGCAAAGGATTTCAAAACACCGTATAAATGCCCAGGCATTGGGGTGCAATTGGCAGGGGGATGCGTTGATATCCCGCAGTACCGAACAAACAAAGGGACAAAAGGGGAGTTTTATTCCCAGATCAGTGAACAAGTACTCATACACGTAGAAAAATTGGAAGTTGTGTACGTTGCCGGCTTTACGACGGTACCAAGGGCGCTCGACTGCTTTACAACCCCTGTAAGCAAGGATGTTGTCCAGGGGTCTTTCGTGGCAAAAACCTCCGACTTCCGAAGAAAGGTCCGAGATTGAGTCGCGGGTCTCATAATCAGAAGGCTGATTGATGGCCTCTAGCAAGGGCGCAGACTGAATAGGATGGGGAAGGGACTGGAAAGTCCTAAGGCGAAAGGCCGTAACTTTCGACTGGTCAAGAGGGGTCTCGCCGGGAGGGGGAGGCCTGATTGACATTATGGATGCCTGGTCGCGACATGGGGGAACAGGTGGAGCGGACTTGCGAGAAGAGTTCCTGGTTCAGTGTTTGGGTGGCATAGTGGAGGAGTTGTCAAAAGGGTGAAGAATGAGGTGCTGAAAGCGGCGGCTTGCAGAGGGATCTCTAGGGGGCGGTCAGGAGAAAGAAGAGTGAAAGTATCGAAAGTGGCAAGTGATGGAGAATAGGAGTTCTTATAGGCAAGGGACTGATGGTGGCACAAGTCGCGTGTAGGATTTGAGCGGCCGCTTTATTGCGTGTAGAAGATGGTGAGTTGCGCCCCATAATGATAGAAGGGAATGATTGCCTTGAAAAAACAAACGACGCAACCTTGGGAGGCGTTGTAAGCGTGGGGTTGGTTCAAATTCTACCCTCTATGACGAGAGGTGACGTTTCAAAAGTGGTAGTTGAGGTTTCAAAGATATGCTGACTTTTCCACTTCGCTGACATGTCGACGCACTAGGCGactgaaattctggttctctcACAGGACAattgtcctacacgatgctgggacaataggttcgagaattgactaacagtaacagcaataaacaaaaacacaagtaaacaagacacaagaattggtaacccagttcagtgaaaaacttcacctacgatggagggttttcacccaaagaaaggtaatccactatctcaagattcaggaattacagacactcatgaacacaacagttcatagttcacttcctaatctacccagtgtatttatTCTTAGaacctcaacctaagtatgagagctccTCTCACtatctctcaatcactgccatagtgattggtaacaaacaatcaacaacgacaatcctaaaacactcgatctctctattagcttctgtggtcttcaagctttaggtctttgTTCTTTTATAGTCTTCAGCAGCGGTGGCTTGGGCAATAGGGTTTGCTTTGCTGAAGTAATAGATAGcagcaacaaatcaaaactgaatctccaagatattgttgcaaaattcaaacATGAAGATAGAAACtcaatcttttatcaaagattgtttcaacaaataacaaccaacAAATCAAACCCTTCCTGTACAACTATTTGTTCCTCAAGTAACTATAAAAATATAACTTCATAAAATCTACAAGGGCCCACAATAAACGTTCCAAGCataggactgatgtcctagcaacACAAAggcagatgccacggcatcagCTTCGACATccggttgtttttgacaaaatgctagacaacaaagtaacaacaatctccccctttttcaaattttgtctaaaacaattTACAGAACAGAGAGAGTAAACAAAGAGAACCAAACCTCCCCCTTAGTAGCagactccccctcaaatgatgcatcaACCAACACACTCCATAAAGCACAGTTGGAACAAAGAACATGATAGCAGAAATGTACTAACTATCAACCAGTGCTAAACAACACACTAGAAGCAATGTGAACAAAATCTAAGCACCAAACAAAACAACCAGTCAATTACTTGCCtctgtcttgaacttgtcttcaaattattacagaccaaagccatcaacacaacaaaacacatAGTTTGCACAGCTACACAGatctactccccctttttagcataAATTTGGCAAAGGGTACACAAACTAcaaccaaaagaaaaacaagaaccACAAACTAATCATCAGAACTGGAGTCGTCTTCCGTGTCTTCTATATGTTCTTCAGATTCTCCCTCTTCTTCAGTGCTGGCATCCTGAGGAGCAGCAGCACCACCACTTGGCTCaccctcttgaccttcttcctcttgaagCTTGAGAAGTAAAGCATCAACCTTTAGCTTCCTTGCAGTGCTGATCCTAATAGTCTCCTGTAGAGCCTTAGAAACATCCATTAATTCAGCAATAATAACCTTAGTGCTAGATTCACTCACAAAAGCAGGGGCAGAAGTCTTGCTAAATGGCACAGCAATGTCTAtgacatgtggctccataaacagTCGTTGATCCAGGGTAATAGGAACACCCTTTGGCAAAGGAACCTCATCAGCCCTGATGCTCTGACGatgcagcttcacagcacaagtgtTAGCATGCTTCAAGGTCTGTTCAAACACAAAGgacccaaaatcaaaagcagTAGAAGTGCCAATCTTGTAGATCCATCTGACAAGAGCAGTAGAAACTCCAGAAGTATGTTGGGTAGGAACCCAGTTCACAGctccaatcctgttaaggatggCATACTTCACACCCAGTGCTCCTGTAGACAGCAACTTCTTGATGGGCCACTTCTTGACTTGGCCAGCAGTAATCTCCTTGGCAATCACATCCAAGGACAACTCCTCATCAACAAACTCAAcagcacttcttccaagtgcttcGTTGATCACAGCAGGGGGGAATTCAACACATTTTTCCCTGACAAACACCTTTCTAAACTCAATACTTTAAGGAAGTCCCACTTCCACAGACAAATTCACCAGAAATTCTCTCACCAGTTTTTCATAACACCTTCCCACCTTGAGAATGGTCTTCATCAGTCCAGCGTTTTCAATAAGTGCAACCACTTCCTTGCACTCAAGtacatcagagccaacttccctttccttggcaaATCTGCGTTGGCACACatacttccacttctgaacattacCTTCAGCATGAAAAGACACATTGTCAATAGGAACAGCAGAGACATTCTGAGGAATGCGTTTTCCTGCatacttcttcttctcagagGCAAGATGTCCTCGACATCCCCCTCAACATCTGACAAAGATTCCTCAGCAGCAAGTggaaccttcttcttcttgacacTCTTGGATTTAACTTCCTGTTGCTTACCTTTGCCCTTCACGTCTTTTTTCTTAGACTTGGAAGTTGTTGGAGTggacttggtcttcttctttaGAGCAAGAGATTCTTCAACATCAGGAACCCTTCTTTTTCTGTTGATCCttgcagcaacactatcaggcAGAGAAGCAGTTAACAGAACATTATCAGagtcatcatcagagatgttctgaatAGAGGCAGGAGTCTGGCTTGATTCCTTGGACTGAGAATCATCAATGGTCACATGCACTGGTTCATCCTCTttcgaaggagaagaagagccATCAGAATAAGTGGGTACACCTGAATCATATTTATTAGTTAATttgttaaaatttataaattttaaatttaaatttactccGTTGAAATTTCATTAGTTACTCATTACTGATATCATATTCTATCATTATCAAGTCTACCTCAAATGCATGATAGGATATAAGTCTATCATGTTCTTATCTTATCCAACCCTTATCCATCtctatatttataattaaataaagactaatttaagaaaataatattaatattattattaaaatttattaatttaattatttatcacTTTCTACtagtaaattaaaataaattaattacttatgtattttaaatttaaatagacttcgtaataaataaattgaatttaattaattttaaaatagatATTGACTCattcataaaataaataaataaataataatagactaattactttttaaaattattaatttttttaaaattaaattctatCATTTCATTGTTGATATCATATCCTTTCATTATCTTGCCCACTTCCAACACATGATACATAAAATCTTATCACGTTCTTATCATTTTCTGCCATAATCCATCTCTCTACCCTATCTTGCGCTTATCATATCTGATCCCAAACATGTGTTTAAAGGGCCAAGGCATATACTTAAGCACAATGACACCAAGAAAATATGCGCTCGGAAGCACGACTTAAAGGACTTTTAACTTTCTTGCAGAGACATTGAACGTACACATCTAGCCTATAAATACAGGTTTAATCGTTCATTTAGATAAATGCTAGATTGGGAAAGCCTTGGGGCCGGCAAAATGTTTCGCTGGAAGGCTTGAGTGGACCTTAAGAGCGCTAATATGGATCAAGCTAGGTGAAGGATGGACAAGAAACATTAATGTGAAATAATGATAGACACTTAGGGACTAAGGAGGTACCTGCCTATGTGCGGGCATAGATCTTGTACGAACTCTTGGGCCAAGATATTAAAAGGCCCAAGAGTCGACTAGGGTTAGTTTAGGGTTCCAATAACCCCCTATAAAAGAGAAATTGTTTACGTTGAGAAAAGGACTTTTGATTGATATACAT from Lotus japonicus ecotype B-129 chromosome 2, LjGifu_v1.2 includes:
- the LOC130736145 gene encoding uncharacterized protein LOC130736145, translated to MEFLVYDGSVDPLGWLERCERFFHSQRTAEEDYVGLAAFHLLGEAQLWFDHIDQEGEELDWNRFKEGCHVRNSDLKYPHKVDMFTTGLTEELIIDIEMQQPKNLGAAMNLARALECVPTYSDGSSSPSKEDEPVHVTIDDSQSKESSQTPASIQNISDDDSDNVLLTASLPDSVAARINRKRRVPDVEESLALKKKTKSTPTTSKSKKKDVKGKGKQQEVKSKSVKKKKVPLAAEESLSDVEGDVEDILPLRRRSNVQKWKYVCQRRFAKEREVGSDVLECKEVVALIENAGLMKTILKVGREKCVEFPPAVINEALGRSAVEFVDEELSLDVIAKEITAGQVKKWPIKKLLSTGALGVKYAILNRIGAVNWVPTQHTSGVSTALVRWIYKIGTSTAFDFGSFVFEQTLKHANTCAVKLHRQSIRADEVPLPKGVPITLDQRLFMEPHVIDIAVPFSKTSAPAFVSESSTKVIIAELMDVSKALQETIRISTARKLKVDALLLKLQEEEGQEGEPSGGAAAPQDASTEEEGESEEHIEDTEDDSSSDD